In a genomic window of Streptomyces pristinaespiralis:
- a CDS encoding flavin-containing monooxygenase, with the protein MEHADLVVVGAGQSGLATAALAPRHGFARTLVLEAADQAGGAWPRYYDSLTLFSPARYSSLPGMRFPGDPDRYPRRDEVVDYLRDYASRLPADIRTSTEVTSVTRRDGTWVVGSDDGRQITARAIVAATGDYTNPYLPDVPGRDGFAGQQLHAAEYRRPGPFTGRRVVVVGGGNSAVQIAAELGAVADTTLATRRPIGWTPQRPLGRDVHWWFEHTRFDTAPLRRLLTRVPVSVLDDGHHRSALEEYGVDRREMFTRLTRDGVLWADGTKEPVDAVVWATGYRLAFPYLTGSGALDADGRPRHRGGLATAVPSLGFVGMEFQRSFSSKTLRGVGRDAAHVLSRLGRRRGAPGPSSGPSSKPSGDQRRIP; encoded by the coding sequence ATGGAACACGCCGACCTCGTCGTCGTCGGAGCAGGCCAGTCCGGCCTGGCCACCGCCGCGCTCGCACCCCGTCACGGCTTCGCCCGCACCCTGGTTCTCGAAGCCGCCGACCAGGCGGGCGGGGCTTGGCCGCGCTACTACGACAGCCTCACCCTCTTCTCCCCCGCCCGTTACTCCTCTTTGCCCGGGATGCGCTTCCCCGGCGATCCGGACCGCTACCCGAGGCGGGACGAGGTGGTCGACTACCTGCGCGACTACGCGAGCCGCCTGCCCGCCGACATCCGCACGTCCACCGAAGTCACCTCCGTGACCCGCCGGGACGGCACCTGGGTGGTCGGCTCGGACGACGGCAGGCAGATCACGGCACGCGCGATCGTCGCGGCGACCGGCGACTACACGAACCCGTACCTGCCGGACGTGCCCGGGCGGGACGGGTTCGCTGGGCAGCAACTGCATGCCGCCGAATACCGCAGGCCCGGCCCCTTTACCGGCCGGCGGGTCGTGGTCGTGGGCGGCGGCAACTCCGCCGTCCAGATCGCCGCCGAACTCGGCGCGGTCGCCGACACCACGCTCGCCACCCGCCGCCCCATCGGCTGGACGCCACAGCGACCGCTGGGCCGGGACGTGCACTGGTGGTTCGAGCACACCCGCTTCGACACCGCGCCGCTGCGCCGGCTGCTGACCAGGGTGCCGGTCTCCGTCCTCGACGACGGGCACCACCGCTCCGCCCTCGAGGAGTACGGCGTGGACCGGCGGGAGATGTTCACCCGCCTCACCCGGGACGGCGTGCTGTGGGCCGACGGTACGAAGGAACCGGTCGACGCGGTCGTCTGGGCCACCGGGTACCGCCTCGCCTTCCCCTACCTGACCGGCAGCGGGGCCCTGGACGCCGACGGCCGGCCCCGGCACCGCGGCGGCCTCGCCACCGCCGTGCCGTCGCTCGGGTTCGTCGGCATGGAGTTCCAGCGGAGCTTCTCGTCCAAGACGCTGCGCGGCGTGGGCCGCGACGCGGCCCACGTCCTGTCCCGGCTGGGTCGCCGGCGCGGCGCGCCGGGGCCGTCGTCAGGGCCGTCGTCGAAGCCGTCCGGCGATCAGCGGCGGATCCCGTAG